In Juglans regia cultivar Chandler chromosome 13, Walnut 2.0, whole genome shotgun sequence, the following proteins share a genomic window:
- the LOC108989740 gene encoding uncharacterized protein LOC108989740 — protein sequence MWWMMGETGGHYCNKKTDDICGDVCGQESNRLLSMSRLRCLLHRGWDVKTLLFLFAFVPTCIFFIFLHGQKISYFLRPLWESPPKPFHVLPHYYHENVSMENQCKLHGWGIREFPRRVFDAVLYSNEKEILELRWKELYPYVTQFVLLESDSTFTGLRKPLFFARHRNEFKFAESRLTYGTIRGRFRRGENPFVEEAYQRVALDLLLQNAGIDDDDLLIMSDVDEIPSRHTINLLRWCDDIPPILHLQLKNYLYSFEFHVDDNSWRASVHKYQKGKTRYAHYRQTDDILADAGWHCSFCFRQISEFTFKMKAYSHYDRVRFSRYLNPQRVQRVICKGADLFDMLPEEYTFKDIIGKMGPVPHSFSAVHLPSYLFDNAEKYKFLLPGNCIRESG from the exons atgtggtGGATGATGGGTGAGACTGGAGGTCACTACTGTAACAAGAAAACCGATGATATTTGCGGTGATGTTTGTGGCCAG GAATCAAACCGACTGCTGAGCATGTCAAGACTTCGCTGTCTTCTGCATCGTGGTTGGGACGTGAAAACCTTGCTCTTTCTTTTTGCATTCGTTCccacatgcatatttttcatctttttgcaTGGGCAGAAGATCTCATACTTCCTCCGGCCACTATGGGAATCCCCACCCAAACCTTTTCATGTACTTCCACATTATTATCATGAGAATGTGTCAATGGAGAACCAGTGCAAACTTCATGGTTGGGGAATCCGTGAGTTCCCAAGGCGTGTTTTTGATGCAGTGTTGTACAGCAATGAGAAGGAAATCCTCGAACTACGATGGAAAGAATTGTATCCCTATGTGACACAATTTGTACTCCTTGAGTCAGATTCAACATTCACAGGATTGCGAAAGCCTTTGTTTTTTGCCAGGCATCGAAATGAGTTCAAATTTGCTGAATCCCGATTAACTTATGGGACAATTCGGGGGAGATTTAGGAGAGGAGAAAACCCATTTGTTGAGGAGGCATATCAGCGAGTAGCATTGGACCTGCTCCTCCAAAATGCGGgtattgatgatgatgacttGTTGATAATGTCTGATGTTGATGAGATCCCAAGCAGGCACACAATCAATCTCTTGAGGTGGTGTGATGACATACCTCCTATCCTTCATCTTCAGCTGAAGAACTATCTTTATTCTTTCGAGTTCCATGTGGATGATAACAGTTGGAGAGCCTCGGTCCACAAGTATCAAAAGGGTAAGACAAGGTATGCACATTATCGCCAGACGGATGACATCTTGGCTGATGCAGGCTGGCATTGTAGCTTTTGCTTCCGCCAGATCAGTGAGTTTACATTTAAGATGAAAGCATACAGCCATTATGATAGAGTTAGGTTCTCTCGTTATTTGAACCCTCAAAGAGTCCAGAGAGTAATCTGCAAGGGGGCTGATTTATTTGATATGCTTCCGGAGGAGTACACCTTCAAAGATATCATAGGGAAAATGGGGCCTGTTCCTCATTCCTTCTCAGCTGTTCATCTTCCATCATATCTTTTCGACAATGCAGAAAAGTATAAATTTCTGTTGCCTGGGAATTGCATAAGAGAAAGTGGCTGA